TACAACAATGACTCAGAATTTAGTATTGGATGGCGTGTCTGCATTGTATCAGTTGTGAGTATTATGTATGCACGCACAGCACATTGGTTAATCGTGATTTCAACAGTTTTCACTGTTTAAAATTTTCAGTAACATTACGTCGCTATAAGCTGCTGTTTAAGTAAAACCATGTCACGCTGGCTCTTGGTGTAGGACGCGCTGCCACCGCGTGGCTGAAGATTTATGCGCTGTTTTGCACTATTAGCAGCATTAGCTTTGTGAGTTATATAAAGAACCGCGGTAATGCAGTTGCTTTTCACGGAGCTCCATGGTCGAAATTCTAAATTGTGTATTGCATCTAACGTAAACGGGCAGAGTTAACGTTCCttaactaaatatatttaaatctcaTAAATAGCAtaacaagtgtgtgtgtatatttagaaGGATCGTATATCAGCGTGTATCAGAATTACGGAAAGGTTACAACATTCCAACGTCCATATGCTTTTAATACAAGAATGAATTcattaatgttaaattattaacAGCTCACTTGGATATTCTTGACATTAAAATTTTACGGTGTCGCCAcgaggcgccgtggcttagttggttaaagcgcctgtctagtaaacaggagatcctgggttcgaatcccagcggtgccttttgtATCCATGTGGCATTATTGTTGAATAAAACTGAACATTTATTGACTATTGTGCTTGTACATTTGGTTGTGAATCTCTGGTCTTGATGGCAAGTTTTAGATGATGACATGAATTCATCCTTTCAAACACTAAGTGGGTACTGTTTATGTTCattaatggtttttattttaaaagcagttTATCACAAACAACTAGATTAGAAAGATATTTCATTTAGACATTTTCTATAAGGGCTCATCtcataaaaataacagtaaaggtagacatttaaaaaaaaaactgcaaaacttATTAGTATTGAACAATTTGTTATTATCCTAATTGTACTTGCCACCTTGGCATATTCTTGTTAGCACCTTAATGattgtgtatttgtttttccATCACAgcttacatttgttttttaacagCCAGAGGCTTCTGCAGCTGCTGGCCATGCAAATCATGCACCTTCCACTCCAAGTTATCCTGGACAGTGTAGTTGTAGGTCTTGTAATTAAGCATGTCTCGGGCACGGAACACTTTGTTTGATTCGTACAGGTTGCTCCAATAGCGCGGGAGGGGTTTGAATCCCCCTAGGCAGGCGAGGTCGTCATTGTAGGCCCATTGCTCAGAATCTAGTTTAAGGATATGGCGGGTGGCAATTCCACGGGCACGACGGGCAGCAATGTCCAGCTCAATGTCTTTCTCCATTTCCTCACGGGATGGCAGGCGGAAAGAACCATCCAACACTGACATGACAAATTGAGACTGGGGAAAAAACATGAGAAAACTATTTGAAGATACCTCAATGACACATATTCCCTTAAACAAAATATCCTTTGCTTTGCAACTAACCTGAATATGGAAATGTGGGAAGGGGCATATAGCTCTGCAGATGCCCACTATAAAGAGTGAAGGGTAGGCTGGAGGTATTAGGAACTTATAGAGAGGCCAGACAAGGTGCTCCTGCACTTTTACACCCACTTTCTTATCCAGGAACGGGAAATTGAAGTTGTAGCCTGTACAAAACAGGAACACCTCTGGCTTGGCTGTCTCCCCATTTTTGAACTCTAGAGTGCCATCATCCAGGACAGAGGTTACTGGAGGAGCCTGCTGGACTCCCGGAGGAAGGGGGCAGGTCAACGGCCGCTGTCCATGACTCAGGATGACCTGGAGGTCAATGATGGTACAAAGTAAACAaggaatttcaaataaaatactttagGTGGTTAGAATAAGGTAGAAAGCATTCAATCatctaaaaaaaagataaagaacaaGTGTTCTTTGTTTCTTATGTCACAAGTATTAACACACATGAAAGACTGGAATACATTACACAACTTGTGAAGACAGATTTTTAAAATGCTAGGCGTCATAGACAGATTTTGTAAAAAGGAAAATCTGTACAACACAAGTTAAATGACTggaggctggaatacactacatgattTTTAAAATCTAGGCAGCATACACTTTGTAAACAACTTTGCAAACATTCACAGAGGAAAGACTGGCCATCATACATTTAAAGATTGAAATTCCCAAGCTACCAGACTTTGAAGTCATTCAGATCGCAACAAACTCATGCAGAACCACGCGACTTGTTGCTAGGAGATGTGTAACAAATGAAACTTTGTCAAATGTCAGCTTTTCCAGACTGTAAATTGAGCCACACAATTAATGTAGTGTATTCAAGCCTTGAGGATCACACACTAACTATCTTTTCAAGTTGTtctgaaaaaacaacaaactcATCCATAAACGTGCCTCATTTCTGTGAGACAATGCTTGTCAGTTGATAATTGTTGATATTTTCTGTCAAATATGTCAACTCTTGATTGTCCAAAATCTTCAGACTAAATCTGACTTTCAGAAACTAGTGTTAACTAATTAAGGGAaaattttgtgcaaaaaaaggtTTTGTAGTATATTCCAGCTCAAGTCAAAAATGCAGCATTACAAATAGCTAAACAATTGAATACTGTGAAAGACCTGAGCATCAACACTGGAGAGCTCCATGGCAATATCTAGTCCAGAGAGACCAGCTCCCAGCAGCACCACTGACTTCCCCGCCAAAGGTTCAGCACTACGATAATCATGACTGTGCATCACCATtcctaaaaaaaacatgcaaaatataacATTTCATAGAATAActagaaaatatttaaatcctACATGCTACTCAACATTttacattatcatcatcatcaaaaaaaaaaaaaaaaattcaattagcAATGTTTTAGTCAATCAACCTTTTTCAGGTTTCCCCTTAAGCCTGATGAATGCTGATTGACTAATTTCTCAGTAGATCCTCACTCTGATAAACTGATAACATGTTGCAACAGCAAAAAACACCTAGGAATTTGCAAGTCTTTTGAAACCAGATTATATAATGTAAGGAATGGAAAACCTTTGAATTTTTCCAGTCCAGGAATTGCAGGAATGTAGGGGTCATAGAAGTGTCTGGAATAAACACACATAATTTAGTTTGTAATACTCAATTTTTAATAATCAGTTTTATCACCTGATTATATAATGAAATCGTACCCTGGAAAACTGGCACAGTATGTAAGTGAAAGTGCAATACAGTTCCATTGCACCATTAGTTACTGTTTAATCCACTGCACTCAATGGCCTTATTGATCTAGGGATGTACATTTTAACTATAGCTGCACATAGGAAGGTCTTACAGAGAATGTTTCACTCATTTTGCTGTACACTTACCCATTGCACACCATAACAGCATCAAATCTCTCCGTAGTGGATTTGCTGTGGTCTACACCATCGTTGGAGGTGACATCCCAAGCCAACCCATTCCACCCACCCTTCACATCAACTGGGGTCACTGAAGCCACTGAGGTGCCAAACTTGTTGGTAGAGAGAAATACACCTATCTATACTTTTTGACATTTATACTGATGGTTATTAAGCAACATGCATCAGCAGCAACATTCAGTCCTTTGTACCATTCATTCTCTAGTAGTTTTCCACAATCCTAatcataaatgtacagtaaaGATAAGGTATGTGATTATTTTTACAGATTAATAACTTTGACAAGACTGGTCATAAACagtgaaattaataattatctgtCAAAACTATGCAATGAGCATGAAATTACCTGAAATGCTGAACATGAACAAAGAGTCGTACGTATTTTAAAACTGTAAGAACTGGGCTACAAATATGATCTTTCTTCACCTGTATGTGGTCCCACAGGTGATAATGATCACAGTACTGCTCAAGGTACTTCCGTACCTCGGTGTGATGGACAAAAGAGGGGAGATGCTTTGCAAAAGGAAAGTCAGGGAAAGACATCACCTCTTTGGGAATATTGGTTCTAGCATGTGGGAAGAATACATGGCAGAACATCATAAAGCCACAATActgctttacattttttaaatataacacaaGCACAGTCCTTATCACGTGGCATGTACGGTAGTAAGATGGTTGCAACACATATTGAGacttaatgtttaattaaatagtGTGTTAAGTTACTAAGTGACATCAATCCTTGTTGCGATATAATAAAGTATTTCACCTGAGGTCCCTGTACATGCTGCTGTGAATAGGCAAGCCATTGTCGTAATATCCCACTCTTTCCTCATAGACCCAGGTTCCTCCAATATTCTTGGTGAGCTCGTATACCACGGGTATCGCGAAGGTGTCCCGGCGGGAGAGAAGATGGCGGGCCGCGCAGAGTCCCGCAGCACCGGCTCCGATAACAGCGACGCGCAGCTTCCCCAAGCCGGACATCTTTATGCAAAACGCGGGTATGAGTAAAGGAAGTTGACACCTGGCAAAACAGATGCAAAAAACCGCAGATAGACTACATGTTGTTTCCCTGAAAAATTGAAAACTTGTTCAGATTACAATTATATTTCCATTCTGCTTACTGTATTTCGAGCTGGTCTGACTGTACGTCTCTCAAAGTGACTTCGAAAGCTCGTCTAATTATATCGAAGACGCGTTGGAATCGGTCCAGGAACCCCGGCAGCTCAATCTAATTAACCCTTCGTGTTCTGAAGTGGCACTTTCATTGTAAATTGACTGGGGAAAACCCCAAACgaaacaaataataatacttaaCTATACGAAACAACAGTATTATTAAATGCacgtcattttatttattaagtttaggGCTAAAGTAAGTCACACGTACATAATGGAAAATAATTGTTGCAAGTCTTCTTCCTTTCTTCTTTTACACGCATGATTTTGTCTACATGGACTTTAGTTTTTACATTAGCAAttgcaataattatttaaaagtttaaatatgAATTGCGGTATGCTTGATAAGATGTCACTTTCCAGCAAAAAACGTTAGTTATTTTAGCAACCCACAATCGTATATGGATAAGTCATGTCGTTGCTTGCTGGATACAGCATATATTTCATATACCAAAATACCTCGCGCACTTTTGTGGCATGTGACTTCAATCGTCCAGTTTTCAATTCCTCAAAATCTTAAATTACCGCTGCGagcagggttcgaacctgcgcggggagaccccattGGATTTCAAGTCCaacgccttaaccactcggccatcGCAGCGCCGGAAACACTTCTTTTGACTTCCTACTTTGTTCTGTAACAACTACACTGTGCCGTGAccaattaaataaagtaattagtTATTAAATTGCAAACGCTCGGCGcaaaagcaccaccaccaccatcttGCTTTAACCAACTGATATGCACGCCAATGATAATGTTTGGgaatatgctgttttattttgaCAATTAACTAATTTCCACATTGATCttgatcattattatttaaatttaattaagctATAAATCGTACCGTTAATGGATGCTGAGATGACAAATGCAGCTTCCGCGTAACGTTACCTCCAGCAAACCGGCACTGGCCTACTTTCTCTTTTACCAAACAGAACGTCACATGATAGATTTGGTTGCCAGATGCCCTCCCcccattctatttttttttttaatcaattaattaaaccGGTTTGTTTCAGCATAACTTAAGACAGGCAGTACGAATAAACTATCCGCTATAATAAACTACTCAATGATTTGATTAAACGGTTTCTTACAATGAAGTTTTTCCAGACTGACAAGTCTGAAATTTACGTACGCACGTCATGGAAACTTCGCAAGCCCAGGGGTTCACTGAACCCAAACAGATCTATTGTACTCGGATCGTTGTTCTTGAAACCAGGAGACGTCTCGCCTTTATCCATCTCACATTTGAATGCGTGGACTAGTAAAACCCATTTGGAACCTTAATTATTTCTTGAGAAGAGTACAGATTTACCcttatacatatttaattaaaactacTTCTAAAACTACTTCTGTGTGTCGTGTTAAGACAATTGAAATATAAAGAAACGTCTTCCGTTTTTGTGGCTGTTTCCTTATATTTTTTCGATTTCTTAATCCACAATGTGATATTTtttgctagttggaaaataagccacgcccactattttccccatttattattccgtttctctcggaaatacgtcacaacactggagaaaagtcgtttgcaacttccgtttcatggggactttaagctgttgtggtgttattgtgtagagtgatcagatgcattgtaaataattgctaaaaacttcattggctgaaaaacaacaacaacaaaaaaacctttcACAGTGTTTTGATGCTGACacgctctctcataattctgccccaaaacactgccatgaataaacaATATCAATATAATAACTCTGTAAGAGTGACTTCTTGCAACGATCTATGAGCAGTTTGGTGATGAtctgtgcattttccagcatgagcTCCATGTCACAAAGCAATAGTGATAAAGAATTGGctcgaagatcattacattgaaattttggacCCATGGCCAGGCAACTCCCTGGATCTtaatcccatagagaacctgtggtcagtcctcaaaatgcaagtggacaagcagaagcctaATATATAGCATGCCAGAGCCaattgcagaggttatgaagaacaagggtcaacaaTGTAAAtattggcacacacacacacacacacacacacacacacacacatatatatatatatatatatatatatatatatgtatatatatatatatatatatatatatatagccttaaAAACATACTATGCTTATCATTGTTTTacagtataccatagaaacatctggaaaaataatttacaaatactaAAGCAGCAAACTTTACAAAACACAATTTATGTTACtgacaaaacttttggccatggctGCAACAAGCATGCACTGTGTGTTTCAGGCAATGTCCAGTAGGTAGAGGTATAGTAATACCACAGAAATGCCTAAATCTGCACTGTTAAAGCATCCAGGAAAGTGCTCACAGCGatataaacaaaaattatttcagGTTGTAATTATGGTGTATTGTTTGTAGAATATTGAGGGAAAATACATGATTTAATCCATTTTGGAATAAGGCTGTCACATAACAAAATGTGGAAAAACATTAAGCGCTGTGAATGCTTTCCGGATGTGCTATAACTTTACTAGCCTTTATTCAAAATAAAGTCACATTTGAGGTTATGTCCTATGGTCAATATCAGAATCCTGAGAAATATACAGTGCCCGTCCAAAAATAAAGTCACACTAATATTTTGTTGGACCGCCTTTAGTTTCGCCAATCTTTAGTTTTGATTATGGCAAAAATTCGCTGTGGCATCATTTCAGTAAGCTTCTGCAATGTCACAACATTTATTCCCGTCAAGAGTTGTATTAATTGTTCACCAAGATCTTGTATTGATGATGGGAGAGTCGGACCTCTGCGCAAAGTCTTCTCCAGTAAATCCCAAAGATTCTCAATGGGGTTAAGGTCTGGACTCTGTGGTGGCCAATCCATGTGTGAAAACTATGTCTCATGAATGCTGTACCCGATTTGAGCACGATAAATCCTAACATTGTCATCTTGGAATAAGCCGTGACATAAGGGAAGAAAAAAATCCATTGATGGCATAACCTGGTCATTCAGTATATTCAGGTAGTCAGCTGACCTCATTCTTTGGCCACATAATGTTGCTGAACCTAGACCTGACCAACTGCAGCAACCCCAGACCACCCACAGGCTGGTAAGGTTGGCACTATGCATGATGGGTGCATCACCTCATCTGCCTCTCCTCTTACCCTGATGCGCCCATCATGAACAGGGTAAATCTGGACTCATCAGACCACATGATCTTCTTTCTCTGCCTTTTTTCCAATTAGCCTCACTGATAAGTGGTTTTCTTAAGGCTACACAGCTGTTTAGTCCCAATCCCTTGATTTTCCTTTGCATTGTGCGTGTGGAAATTCTCTTACTTTCACTATAAACATAGTCGTGAATTCTACTGTTGTTTATTTACAATTTGATTTCACCAGACTTTTAAATGATTGCCGATCATGATCATTCAGGATTTTTTTCCAACCACATTTTTTCCTCAAAGATGATGGTTCCCTATTATccttccacttaaaaaaaaaatgaaaatggaggATGGATATGCTTTAGACATCCTAGTACAAGCCATACGATATTGGCATTTATTATGTAATGTTTATAATTATGGCTATATTAGAGGAGCTGCATATTCAAAATTAAGTCACATTTGAGGTTATGCCCTATGATCAATATAATCTGTTTAGAATCCTTGGAGTGCAACCATTGTTTTTTTCACATAACAAAACATAGCAACTAATAGCAACAAATCTGCACCTATCTATTCTTCCATGATTAAGGTGTTTTAAGCAGTAAGTGTTTCATATAATAAGGCATTCTCTGCTTTTTACATAAAAAGATTTATGCTTTATTCTACACAAATTATCAGTCACGACCAAACAATAGATGTCCGTCTATGTTATTGCACAGTTCCTCAAACAATCAAACAATGAAGATGAAAGTGAGTCAGCATTTTAACCAGGATGGACCAATAATAACAGTGGTCACCAGCAATATGCTGCattagttcaattcaataaaattttatttgaatagcactttttacaatataaatcattacaaagcaactttacagaaaattacgtttctacaatatttagtagtagcttataagtggtgactgtcagtttgcgcgcatatgacaggatttttaagaaaaattaatacaagacgtagtcagccaaacgatgaacattattaacagcagttataatatgatgcagtcacacttgtagcaatatttgttagttctgtttgttgattcagggttagcatcatctggggtcctctgaggggtcagcatcatctcttctcaggtgttctggatccagactggagctaaCGAAGGTTAATCTATGAGAATAtcgctatatattgttgcaacacctccaccacgaccagtctgacagggctcatgcttataacagtagtttggtggagtagactcattaagaccaaaataatcatttggttttagccaggtttcagtcaagcagagtacatcaaaactattatctgtgatcatttcatttacaataactgctttgggtgtgagtgatctaatatttatgagcccaaactttaaaaattgtttttgtttatttacttaacatttttctgctttaatcacgataagattttttctagatcctacattaaatttatattttgacctcactattcggggaacagacacagtatAGATTGTActgcgcaagtacttttatcatttaagcaggtggaacaaaagtcatcataatagttatttgagaattggcttactagtcacatggagtgaagtatcctggagatgttgtcatgttagtcataaaaaaactattttagaaaGTCAAAACAGCCTTACAACAGGGCAGGCGAATCAAAACCACACCCACGATAATGCAACGGCTCAGTCAAGTGGACTTCTGTGTACTCTACCCATCACATTGTTTAGTTTTGTCGCTGGCAATCCACATGCAATGGCAATTAAAAGTTTATAACTTTTTACACAGGCTACTCAGAGAATCtaaaaatcagatttttctgTAAATTACATAACTTGAACACTCTCAGTATGAAGAGACAATTTTCAATAGTTTCAGTTTCATGATGCTCATTTTAGTTAAAGATGCATGCTTATTTGAAGGATATTTTTTTGTGTCATGaaaaaaacaagttttatttttattttttttacttgagacccTATAAAAGGACTTATTATTTCCAGAAACTGTGAGACACAATATCGTGTTGATGTGGAAATAAAAAGTACCTGGAATGTCACTGATAAGTTTCAATGAAAAATATGTAAAAGCCAATCAACAAAATAAAACGATTGTTGTGGACTTTATGCATTTACATGACAAAAGCCATCAACAAAAAATTTCCATGACAGACTCAATTAAATCATGTAAACCAACATCTGCAGCATAGAAAAGCATATTCAGAGACTACTCTTCATCAGACAACTGCCTCTAGTCTGTTATTTCAATGCCAAACCTGAACACTTGTCACCAGAGCCTCAAAGATCACAGTAACTCATGAAATCCCTGAACATCCATCACACTATCACAGCCAAAACATCACGATTAAGAACAACATCTTTCCAACAGCTGTCAGGTTTTCCAACAAACACTTCTAATAGTAACCACACAGTATAATCCATGTTTACGTAACACGCTGTTAAATTAAGTATCTTAATCTATCATTCTTTATCTTCAAAGACCTCCTCTACTATCTACAATCTGTCTATATTATATCACAGTTTATATACTGTTTATATACTGCACTATACATGGTTTGGTTTTGTACTCTACCTTGTActgtattgtatattttatagtgTTACacttgcactcttaaaaatacagaTGAACATTTCTGGGAGCAGTTCTTGAAAGAACAATGTGTATGTGCATTTTCACATTATAAAGACACTTTTGTGAAAACATCAATGCCAACAAAGaaccttttatttttaaagagtgcaatatttattttttggtgtccttgttatagtgtaattataaatttaagtactgattaatattaattaactacttgCACTTACTAcatggttagggttagagttataGTTCATACTGTGCAGTAATTAATTTGATTCTACTTTCTATGCTTTATTCTATAATCTATCAattcttttctattttattctattagtATGTTTTTTCCTCTACCTGTTTATTTGTAGTGGATGAAAAAAATctgtctggaatggatgtattcttgagtctataaggtaacaataatataacaAGTCTCTCTTAAGaactctcttcactctggaacatttccctcagcatttaagcaggctcgggtaagcccactgttTAAGAAACCATCTataaatccagcacttctagaaAATTACAGactggtatcccttcttccattcattgcaaagacttGAGCAAGTTGTtttcaaccagctctctatgtgccttgtacagaacaacctcctggacagcaaccaatctggcttcaaaagtggccacacaactgagactgccctgctttCGGTTACTGAAGctctgcgactggcaagagcagcttcaaaatcctctgtactcatcttactggacatGTCTTACTGGACACCCTTAATCACCAGATTCCATTGCCCACCCTCATGCccacttgctactggggttcctcaaggctcagtacttggaccacttctcttctccgtctacatgacgtcattaggatctgtcattcagaagcatggcttttcttatcactgctacgctgatgacactcaagtctacttctcattccaaccagatgacccgatggtagctgctcgcatttcagcctgtctgagtgacatttctagctggatgaatgaccatcaccttcagctcaactaagacagaactcctggtggttccagctaacccatcgtttcatcacaactactC
The genomic region above belongs to Carassius carassius chromosome 3, fCarCar2.1, whole genome shotgun sequence and contains:
- the zgc:77439 gene encoding uncharacterized protein zgc:77439: MSGLGKLRVAVIGAGAAGLCAARHLLSRRDTFAIPVVYELTKNIGGTWVYEERVGYYDNGLPIHSSMYRDLRTNIPKEVMSFPDFPFAKHLPSFVHHTEVRKYLEQYCDHYHLWDHIQFGTSVASVTPVDVKGGWNGLAWDVTSNDGVDHSKSTTERFDAVMVCNGHFYDPYIPAIPGLEKFKGMVMHSHDYRSAEPLAGKSVVLLGAGLSGLDIAMELSSVDAQVILSHGQRPLTCPLPPGVQQAPPVTSVLDDGTLEFKNGETAKPEVFLFCTGYNFNFPFLDKKVGVKVQEHLVWPLYKFLIPPAYPSLFIVGICRAICPFPHFHIQSQFVMSVLDGSFRLPSREEMEKDIELDIAARRARGIATRHILKLDSEQWAYNDDLACLGGFKPLPRYWSNLYESNKVFRARDMLNYKTYNYTVQDNLEWKVHDLHGQQLQKPLAVKKQM